One region of Takifugu flavidus isolate HTHZ2018 chromosome 14, ASM371156v2, whole genome shotgun sequence genomic DNA includes:
- the LOC130537576 gene encoding caprin-2-like has protein sequence MVNLFCDSLLQRVSQQRALQQIVVSHQSQMLLKHAGINTSTKSGGIFSTRRGQLQLSGYISHHRQGAVTSVKVFISNMKVVLLVVLIGLCGSGALGEESDFFDFPRNETNPDISAAVEELRAGLKTVTDRVAAAETELGELEKQNADLQTRLSSSEGELVNVKARLDNLEQNGATPKVAFYTALSNAGNIGPFNTDIPLKYQKVFTNIGQAYNSNTGYFTAPVKGAYYFQFTLAGFQSFDTGVYVMKNGQIFMYNVEYKRTYNPEYITNSLILELQPGDTVSLVLPRGHSTFDNPNNLSTFSGSLLFTL, from the exons ATGGTAAATTTATTCTGCGATAGCCTCTTGCAGAGGGTATCGCAGCAGAGGGCTCTCCAACAGATTGTGGTTTCCCACCAGTCCCAGATGCTCCTGAAACACGCTGGAATCAACACGTCAACAAAAAGTGGTGGTATTTTTTCCACTCGCAgggggcagctgcagctcagcggcTATATAAGCCACCATCGTCAGGGAGCGGTCACCTCTGTGAAGGTGTTCATCTCAAACATGAAGGTtgttctgctggtggtgctgatcgGTCTGTGTGGGTCTGGAGCCCTGGGAGAGGAGAGCGACTTCTTCGACTTCCCCAGGAATGAAACCAACCCCGACATCTCGGCGGCGGTGGAGGAGCTCCGGGCAGGGCTGAAGACGGTGACGGACAGAGTGGCCGCCGCTGAGACCgaactgggagaactggagAAACAGAACGCAG ATTTGCAGACCAGACTGAGCAGCAGCGAGGGTGAACTGGTCAACGTCAAGGCTAGACTGGACAACCTGGAGCAAAATGGAG CGACACCAAAGGTGGCCTTTTATACCGCTCTGTCTAATGCTGGAAATATTGGACCATTCAACACTGACATCCCACTGAAGTACCAGAAGGTCTTTACCAACATTGGCCAAGCTTATAATAGCAATACAG GTTACTTCACAGCACCAGTCAAAGGGGCCTACTACTTCCAGTTTACTTTGGCTGGATTTCAGTCTTTCGATACAGGTGTTTACGTTATGAAGAACGGCCAGATCTTCATGTATAACGTGGAATACAAGAGAACCTATAACCCTGAGTACATCACCAATTCCCTtatcctggagctgcagccaggagaCACTGTGTCTCTGGTCCTCCCAAGAGGCCATTCCACATTTGACAATCCCAACAACCTCAGCACCTTCAGCGgctccctcctcttcactctgtgA